CGGCCATGGCTTCGAGGTTGCGCAGGGTATCGAACAGCGTCTCGCCCTTGCTGGTGGAACTGGTCGAGACGTTGAGGCTGATGACGTCGGCCGATAGGCGCTGGGCGGCCAGTTCGAAGGTGGTGCGGGTGCGCGTGGAGTTCTCGAAGAACACGTTGCACACGGTCTTGCCGCGCAGCAGCGGGACTTTCTTCACTGCCCGCGCGCCGACTTCGAGGAAGGAGTCGGCGGTGTCGAGGATTTCGGTCAACAGCTCGCGGGGCAGGCCGTCGAGTGAGAGGAAGTGGCGCAACTGACCTTGGTCGTTCAGTTGCAGCGGGCGCTTGGCGGCGAGTGGCGTCATCGCGGGGGTCTCAGTTGGCGAGCGTCTGGAGTTCGAGGGTCAGCGGCGTGGGGCCGGACAATTTTACCCGCTCGTTGGCTGCCAGCGACAGGGTGGCACCGACCACGTCGGGGCGAATCGGTAACTCGCGGGCATCGAGGTCGAGCAGGCTGACCAGGGTCACACTGGCCGGGCGGCCATAATCGAACAGTTCGTTCAGTGCGGCGCGGATGGTGCGGCCGCTCATCAATACGTCGTCGATCAGTACCAGGTGCTGGCCTTCGATCTCGAACGGCAGCTCGGACGGTTGCACCTGTGGATGCAGGCCATTCTGGGTGAAGTCGTCGCGGTAGAAGGACACGTCGAGCACGCCCAGCGCGTCGTCACGATTCAGGGCCTGCAGCAGGGCCTGGGCGACCCAGACACCGCCAGTCCGGATGCCGATAAAACGCGGTTCGCTGATCTGGCGCCGATTCAGATGCTGGGTCAGGGCGCTGGCCATGGCCGGCAGTAGATCGTTGGGGTTGGGCAGCATGGCGAAACTCCTTGGTGCGGGCTGACTCGATCAGCCCGTGCAGTTTTCCTCTAACCAGCCCTGTAGCAACAAGGCTGCAGCAATGGCATCAACGGGGCGCTCGCGATGGCCGCCACTCTGGCCTTCGCGCAGGCGCTGGCCCTTGGCCTCGAAGGTGGTCAGGCGTTCGTCGTGGGTGAAGGCCGGCAGGTTGAAGCGGCCGTTGAGGCGGCGGGCGAATTTCTCGGCGCGGGCGCTCATCTCACTGGGCGTGCCATCCATGTTAAGGGGCAGGCCGACCACCACGGCGTCCGGCTGCCACTCCTTGATCAGCGCTTCGACGCGGCTCCAGTCCGGCACGCCGTTCTGCGCCTTGAGCACACACAGTTCGCGGGCCTGGCCGGTGATTACCTGGCCGACGGCGACGCCGATCTGCTTGGTGCCATAGTCGAAGCCCAGCAGCAGGCGCAGTGGCTTGTTGCTCATCAGGCGTGCCCAACCTGTGAAGTCAGCAGGCTGAGGTTGACCCCCAGACGCGCAGCTGCGGCATTCAGGCGTTGGTCGAACGGCAGGTCGAAGAGAATGTTGGTGTCGGCGGGGCAGGTCAGCCAGGCGTTATCGGCCAGTTCGGCCTCCAGTTGCCCGGCATCCCAGCCGGCGTAGCCGAGGGTGATCAGGTAGTGATCCGGGCCGCTGCCGTCGGCGATGGCGAACAGCACGTCCTGCGAGGTCGAAAGCCCCAGCTCGCCCAGCTCCAGGGTCGCCTGGAACTGTGGGCCGGCGGGATGCAGGACGAAGCCGCGGTCAGTCTGTACCGGGCCGCCAGCGAAGATCGGCAGGCTGTGGCACAGCGCCGCGGGCTCCTCATCGGGGCGTAATTGCTCCAGCACATCGGCCAGGTTGAGGCCATTGGGCTTGTTGATCACCAGGCCCATCGCGCCCTGCTCGTTGTGTTCGACCAGGTAGGTGACGGTCTGCGCGAAATTCGGATCGTCCATGTGCGGCATGGCGATCAGGAAATGGTGCTTGAGCGAGGTAGGGGCTGAACTCTTCATGTCGGCTAGTTTGAAGCCGCAAGCTGCAAGCGACAAGCATCAGCAGAAGAACCTCCGTCGCGGTTCTCCGTATTGAGGCTTGTCGCGGCTCTGGCTAGTTGCTCGACAGGCGGTCGCCGCGCTCGAAGCGCCAGGTGCGGATGATCTCCAGGCGGTCGATATCAGCCAGGTCGCCGGTGAAGGGCGCATAGGGCGCGGCCAGGCGCACGATGCGCTGCGCGGCCTGGTCGAGCATGGCCTGGCCGGACGATTCCAGCACCTGGACCTCGTACAGCGAGCCGTCACGGTTGATCGACACCAGCAGGCGCAGGCTACCGTAGATGCGTTGGCGACGAGCATCGTCGGGATAATTCAGGTTGCCGATGCGCTCGACCTTCTTGCGCCATTCGTCCTTGTACCAGGCGCCCTTGTCGCGCATGGTCGAGGCAGCATTGAGGCGGTGGATCTTCGGGCGTTTGGCGTACTGCTGAACCTCCTGGGCAAGCTCCGCCTCCAGGCTGGCGATCTCGGCGGACAACTGAGCAGAGTCGAACACTGGTGCAGGCTGGGTTTGAGGCGCCGGCTTGGTTTCTTCGCGTTTGACCGGAGTTTTCTGCTGCTGTGGTGCGCGTGTAGCGACCGCGGCCTTGGGTGCTTCCTGTTTACTGGCGGGCTGTTGCGGGGCGGCGGGCGGTGTGACCTTGCGCACCTCGCTGTCCTGGAAGGGCGCCTGTTCGGTGGTCTTGGGGGCTGCTGCATGTTCCAGCGTGCCGCTGCCTTGCTGGTTGTCCTGCGCCAGGAAATCCGCTTCTTTGGGCTTTTCTTCGCTCTTGAAGGTGGAAAGCGTGATTTCCAGCGTCTTGCTGATTTCCGGCGGCGACTCTAGGGTAAAACCGACGCCGAGGATCAGTGCCGCGTGCAGTGCAGCCGCGAGAAACAGGGTGAATCCCAGGCGGTCCGCCGGTCGTGCGTTGGCGGAGGAGGTGGTCGGTGGGGTGGCTGCTGCGTTCATCGCGTATCGGGTCTGCTTTCGAATGTCGCGCAGTCTGCCGGGTAGCAGTAGGCGCCTGCAAGTTGCAGGCGCCAGGCTGCCACCTGCGTCAAGCTTTTAACCCGCGCTTGCGTGCAATGCAGTCCATCAGCTGTTCGCCGATGCGGGTGTCGAATGCCGCATCGATCTCGCGGATACAGGTCGGGCTGGTGACATTGATTTCTGTCAGATGGTCACCGATCACGTCGAGCCCAACGAAGATCAGGCCTTTTCCGCGCAGGGTCGGGCCGACTGCGGCGGCGATCTCACGATCACGTTCGGTCAGTGGGCGTGCCTCGCCACGGCCACCTGCGGCCAGGTTGCCGCGGGTCTCTCCGGCAGCCGGAATACGTGCCAGGCAGTAGGGTACCGGTTCCCCGTCTATCATCAGGATGCGTTTGTCGCCGTCCTTGATCGCCGGCAGGTAGGCCTGCGCCATGATCTGCTGGTGGCCGTGAAGGGTCAGGGTTTCCAGAATCACCGAGAGATTCGGGTCGCCCTCACGGTGGCGAAATATCTGCGATCCGCCCATGCCATCAAGGGGTTTGAGAATGATGTCACGGTGCTCATCGGCAAACTGGCGCACAATGTCGGGGCGCCGGCTTACCAGAGTCGCAGGTGTGTATTGAGGAAACTGGGTGGCGAAGAACTTTTCATTGCAGTCGCGCAGACTCTGCGGCCGATTGACCACCAGTACGCCGTCGCGCTCGGCCTGCTCGAGCAGGTAGGTGGAGTAGACGAACTCGTTATCGAAGGGCGGGTCCTTGCGCATCAGGATCACGTCCAGTTCGGCGAGCGGCGTGTCCTGCTCCGTACCAAGGGTGAACCAGCGCTGCGGATCGTTGAACACTTCCAGAGAGCGCAGGCGGGCGCGAGCCTGACCGCGAACCTGATAGAGATCCTGCTGCTCCATGTAAAACAGCGACCAGCCGCGTGCTTGAGCGGCCAGCAACATGGCCAGCGAGCTGTCTTTTTTGAAGGAGATGCTGGCAATAGGATCCATGACGATCCCGAGACGAAGGCTCATGGGGGGATAAACTCCGTGAGATGAGGGTGAAGGCCGGGCTGACCGAGCCGAATGACGGCTCTCAGGGTGGCGCCGGCCGGGCCGCGTGGTCAAGGGCGGAGCTGCCCGGGAAGCCTTATAGATTGCATCTGGAGAGTGTGCTAAAAAGGCCCGACGATTGGGTCAAGACCCATCGAAGACTGGGCCTCAGGCATACTGATAACGCGAATATAACGACTCACCGAGGCGATGGTAGGGCAAACATGGAACAGCATACCGAGGGTTTGAAAGTGATGGTGATCGACGATTCGAAAACGATTCGTCGCACCGCTGAAACTCTGCTGAAAAAAGTGGGTTGTGATGTCATCACTGCGGTCGATGGCTTCGATGCCCTGGCCAAGATTGCCGACACGCATCCCAGCATCATCTTTGTTGACATCATGATGCCGCGTCTCGATGGGTATCAGACCTGTGCCCTGATCAAGAACAACAGTGCTTTCAAGTCCACGCCAGTGATCATGCTGTCCTCCAAGGACGGCCTGTTCGACAAGGCCAAGGGGCGTATAGTCGGCTCCGACCAGTACCTGACCAAGCCTTTCAGCAAGGAAGAGCTGCTCGGTGCTATCAAAGCCCACGTGCCTGACTTCACCCCAGTGGAACAAGCCTCCTGACGTTCCGGCCTGACCGCCGTACGCCACTTCTGTATTGGGAAACACCATGGCTCGAATTCTGATTGTTGATGACTCACCGACCGAGATGTACAAGCTGACCGCCATGTTGGAAAAGCATGGGCATCAGGTACTCAAAGCGGAAAATGGCGCCGATGGCGTAGCTCTGGCTCGCCAGGAAAAACCCGATGCGGTGCTGATGGACATCGTCATGCCGGGCCTCAACGGTTTTCAGGCGACCCGTCAGTTGACCAAGGACGCCGAGACCAGCCACATCCCGGTGGTCATCGTTACCACCAAGGATCAGGAAACCGACAAGGTCTGGGGCAAGCGCCAGGGCGCGAAGGACTACCTGACCAAGCCGATCGATGAAGATACCTTGCTGAAGACTCTCAATGCGGTGCTGGCCGGCTGATGCCGTGCTGCTCGCGTACTAAATAAAAAGAAGGCCAAGGCTGGCATGTCCGTGCAGACTCCTTTCCAGATTCTCCTCGAGATCGACCAGCGTTGCCGAGCCCTGGCGGCCGGGCTGCCGTCGCAGCAAGCGGCGGTACAGACCTGGAGCGGTATCGGCTTTCGCATGGGCGAGCGATTCTTCGTCGCGCCGATGGGGGAGGTGGGTGAGGTACTGCATGAGCCGCGCTACACCCTGCTGCCGGGTGTCAAAGGCTGGGTCAAAGGGGTGGCCAACGTGCGTGGCCGCCTGCTGCCGATCATGGACCTGTGCGGGTTCTTCGGTAATGAGCTGTCGCCGCTGCGCAAGTTGCGGCGAATTCTGGTGGTCGACTATCAGGAAATCTTCGCTGGCCTGACGGTCGATGAAGTTTTCGGTATGCAGCACTTCCCCGTGGATGCATTTTCAGAACAACTGCCGCCTCTCGAGGCGAGCATTGCGCCGTTTATCCACGGTGTCTTTCAACGAGAACAGCCCTGGTTGGTGTTCAGCCCTCATGCGCTGACGGCCGATCCTGGCTTCCTCGATGTGTCCTTTCAGTAGATTTTCGGTTGGGTCGGTTCTTCCGGCCCTTTGGCGTTACATGGGAACCGTAGTGCGGTCGGTCCAGGCGGGGGCCAGAAAATGAAAAAATTCAATGCAGGTAATTTGTTGGTCGGGGCGCGCAGTAGCACGCTGATCGCGACGCTGTTCGTCGTGCTGATCGTTTCCATCGTGCTGTTGTTCGCGAACTTCGCCTACATCAACACCCAGTCCAACTACGATACCGAGTACATCAGCCACTCCGGTGAGCTGCGCGTACTGTCCCAGCGTATCGCCAAGAACGCCACGGAAGCTGCGGCAGGTAAAGCCGAAGCCTTCGGTCTGTTGCGCGACGCGCGTAACGACTTCCAGCTGCGCTGGGGGTACCTGACCGATGGTGATGCCAGCAGTGGCTTGCCGTCGGCGCCCGCGTCGGTGCAGGCGCAGATGGCTGCGGTACAGCAGGACTGGGATAGCCTGCGGCAGAATACCGACGCCATTCTGGCCAGTGAGCAGACCGTACTGTCCCTGCACCAGGTAGCCGCCACCCTGGCGGAAACCATCCCGCAGTTGCAGGTCGAGTACGAGGAAGTGGTCGACATCCTGCTGGAAAGCGGTGCGCCGGCTGCTCAGGTTTCTGTGGCCCAACGCCAGTCGCTGCTGGCCGAGCGTATTCTCGGTTCGGTGAACAAGGTACTGGCCGGTGACGAAGACTCGGTACAGGCTGCCGACATGTTCGGTCGTGACGCCAGCCTGTTCGGCCGTGTACTGGCTGCAATGCTCGAAGGCAACGCCGCGATGGAAATCAGCCAGGTGACCGACGAGGAAGCCCTCGAACGTCTGGCCGAGATTTCCGAGCTGTTCGAATTCGTATCCGGCTCCGTGGACGAGATTCTCGAAACCTCGCCAGAACTGTTCCAGGTACGTGAATCGGCGAACTCGATCTTCACCGTTTCGCAGACCCTGCTGGACAAGGCCTCCGAGCTCGCCGTCGGCTTTGAGAACCTGGCCTCGGGCCGTGCCATCAACACCCTGTTCGGCTACGTGCTGGGTGGCCTGGCGCTGGGTGCGATCATCCTCATCGGTCTGGTGATGGTGCGTGAAACCAACCGCCGTCTGGCCGAGACCGCCGAGAAGAACGAGCGTAACCAGACCGCGATTCTGCGTCTGCTCGACGAAATCGCCGACCTCGCCGACGGTGACTTGACCGTGGCCGCGACGGTAACCGAAGACTTCACCGGTGCCATCGCCGACTCCATCAACTACTCCATCGACCAGCTGCGCGACCTGGTAGCCACGATCAACCTGACCGCCGTTCAGGTAGCCGGTGCTGCCCAGGAAACCCAGGCCACGGCGATGCACCTGGCGGAAGCTTCCGAGCACCAGGCGCAGGAGATTGCCGGCGCCTCCGCCGCGATCAACGAAATGGCCGTGTCGATTGACCAGGTATCGGCGAACGCCTCGGAATCCTCCGCGGTAGCGGAGCGTTCCGTAGCCATCGCCAACAAGGGTAACGAAGTCGTACACAACACCATCACCGGCATGGATAACATCCGTGAGCAGATCCAGGACACCTCGAAGCGGATCAAACGCCTCGGTGAATCGTCCCAGGAGATCGGTGACATCGTTAGTCTGATTAACGATATTGCCGACCAGACCAACATCCTCGCACTGAACGCTGCGATCCAGGCCTCCATGGCCGGTGATGCGGGCCGCGGTTTCGCCGTGGTAGCGGACGAGGTACAACGCCTCGCAGAACGTTCCTCGGCGGCGACCAAGCAGATCGAGGCGCTGGTAAAAACCATTCAGACCGACACCAACGAAGCCGTTATCTCCATGGAGCAGACGACTTCCGAAGTGGTGCGCGGTGCCCGCCTGGCGCAGGACGCCGGGGTGGCACTGGAAGAGATCGAGAAGGTATCGAAGACCCTCGCGGCCCTCATCCAGAACATTTCCAACGCCGCGCGTCAGCAGGCCTCTTCGGCCGGCCACATTTCCAACACCATGAACGTGATCCAGGAGATCACCTCGCAGACGTCCTCGGGTACCACCGCCACCGCCAAGAGCATTGGTAACCTGGCCAAGATGGCCAGTGAGATGCGCAAGTCGGTGTCCGGTTTCACCCTGCCAGACGCCTGATAAAGGAGTGCGAGGGCTGGCGGCAGCCTTCGCTACATAGCCATGACTCAGGGCGAAGGTATGCAGTCAGCGGGCGTTTGGGCATTGCGCCCGGTGGCCGATATGTCGCAAGCCGATTTTCACGACTGGCAGACGTTGCTCGAAGCGCGTACCGGTGTGGTGATCAGCGAGCAGCGGCGTGCATTTCTGCAGACCAACCTGAGTGCGCGCATGCGCGAACTGGGCGTCACGGATTACGCCAGCTATTACCGTCAGGTCACCGATGGCCCGCGTGGCGCGGTGGAGTGGTCGACCCTGCTGGATCGTCTGACCGTGCAGGAAACCCGCTTCTTCCGCCACCCGCCGTCCTTCGAGGTGCTCTCGCAGTACCTGCAGGAGCGTCTGGCGGCGGGCCTGGGCAAACCCTGGGAGTTCTGGAGCGTGGGTTGCTCCAGTGGTGAAGAGCCTTACTCGCTGGCGATTCAGGCCGCAGAGGCGCTTCAAGGCAGCGAGTTGCCCGAGCATTTCGCGGTAACCGGCACGGATATCAGTCAGGGCGCACTGAGCAAGGCACGCGAGGCGTGTTATTCGGTGCGACGCCTGGAGCAGGTGAGTGACGAGCTGCGCGAGCGCTACTTTCTCGCTCAGGCCGATGGACGCTTCAAGATAGTACCGAGCCTGGCAGCGCGTGTGTGCTGCGCCAAGCTCAATGTGCTGGAACTGGCCAAGGCGCCGATGTCCGGCATGGATGTGATTTTCTGTCAGAACTTGCTGATCTATTTCCGCCGCTGGCGTCGCCGCGACATCCTCAATCGCCTGGCCGAAAGCCTGGCGCCGGGTGGCCTGCTGGTCGTGGGCGTGGGCGAAGTAGCCGGTTGGCAGCACCCGCAACTGGTGCCGGTGGCCGACGAGCGAGTTCTGGCGTTTACCCGCAAGGGATAAGGCCAAGTTTATGAGTGGAGTGGCTATGGGTGATCGGCATGATTATGTCGCCCTGGAGTGGGTCAAAGGCGAGATCGGGGAAACCCTGAAGCAGGCGCGGCAAGCCCTGGAGGCGTTCGTCGAGAACCCGCAGGACCCTACGCGCATGCGCTTCTGCCTGACCTACGTGCACCAGGTTCACGGCACCTTGCAGATGGTCGAATTCTACGGCGCCGCGTTGCTCGCCGAAGAAATGGAGCAGTTGGCCAAGGCGTTGATGGAAGGTCGCGTAGCCAATCAGGGCGAAGCCCTGGAAGTGCTGATGCAGGCCATCCTGCAACTGCCGGTGTACCTCGACCGTATCCAGACCGCTCGCCGCGACCTGCCCATGGTCGTGCTGCCGCTGCTCAACGACCTGCGTGCCGCCCGTGGCGAGAAGCTGCTGTCGGAAACCAGCCTGTTTTCCCCGGACATGTCCGCGCGCCTGCCGGCGCTGCCATCCGACAGCCTAGCGCGCCTGCGTACCGCCGAGCTTCCCGTGCTGTTGCGCAAACTGCGGCAGATGCTGCAAATGGCCCTGGTCGGCGTGATCCGCAACCAGGAACTGGCGACCAATCTGGGTTATATGGCGCGCGTCTTCGCGCGCCTGGAAACACTGTGCAAGGACGCCCCGCTGGGCGGCCTGTGGCAGATCGCTTCCGGCATGGTCGAAGGTCTGGCCAACGGCAGCGTGGTCAACGGTACGTCGGTGCGTACCCTGCTGCGTCAGGTCGACAAGGAGCTCAAGCGCCTGGTCGAACAGGGCGCCGATGGCATCAACCAGTCTGCGCCCGATGAGCTGACCAAGAACCTGCTGTTCTACGTCGCCAAGGCGCCGGCACAGTCCCCTCGCATTCGTGCGCTGAAGGAGCAGTACCGCCTCGACGAAGCACTGCCTGACAATGAGGTGGTGGATGAAGAACGTGCTCGCTTGGCCGGGCCAGACCGTGACGCCATGCGTTCGGTGGTCGCCGCGCTGTGCGAGGAACTGGTGCGGGTCAAGGACAGCCTCGATCTGTTCGTACGCAGCGATCGTAGCCAGCCCGGTGAGCTGGACGCCCTGCTTGCACCGCTCAAGCAGATCGCCGATACCCTCGCGGTGCTTGGCTTCGGTCAGCCGCGCAAGGTCATTCTCGACCAGATCGACGTGATCCATGGCCTGTCTCTCGGTCAGCGCGAGCCGAACGATGCGGTGCTGATGGACGTCGCTGGCGCGCTGCTCTATGTCGAGGCGACGCTGGCCGGCATGGTCGGCCCGAGCGACGACGGCCCGAATGAGCAGAGCCATCTGCCGACCACCGACGTGGCGCAGATCCACCAGCTTGTCATCAAGGAAGCGCGCAATGGCCTGGAACAGGCCAAGGACGCGATCATCGAATTCATCGCCTCGCAGTGGAACCACGAGCACCTGGCCCGTGTGCCCGAGCTGCTGACCCAGGTCCGTGGCGGCCTGGCGATGATTCCGCTGCGGCGCGCTGCCGACCTGCTCAATGCCTGCAATCGCTACATTCAGGAACAGCTGCTGGCGCGCAAGGCCGTGCCCAACTGGCAGAGCCTGGACACCCTGGCCGATGCCATCACCAGCGTCGAGTACTACCTCGAACGGCTGTCCGAGGACCATGGCACGCAGGGCGATCTGATTCTCGACGTTGCTGAGGAAAGCCTGGAAACCCTGGGTTACCCGCTCAAGGAGAAACCGTCGATCCTCGACCGTGTCGAGCTGCAGGAAGAAAGCCTGGCACCGCTGGCTGACCCGCTGCAGGAAATCGAGCTGCTGGGCGCCGAAGACGAACAACTCGAAGAGCCCCTGGCCGAGAGCGAGGCGCTGACCTTCGACGTGGTCGAGCCGTCCAGCGATGAGGTTGCGGATCTGCAACTGCTGGAGGCTGAGCCCGAGCAGTCGGACGCCCGTGAGACTGCCGACAGCTTTACCTTCGAGCTGGACGAGCTTGAAGAACTACCCGCCCTGCAGGACGAAGAGACTGTTGCCGCGCCGCTGCTTGACGCTGAGCCGGAGCTTGAGCTCGAAGAGCTGAGTCTGGATCAACTGGCCGAGCCGGCGCAGTGGGATGAGCTGGAACTGGCCGATCTGGAACTACCGGAAGTCGAGCTGCCCAGCGCACCGCAGGTGCAGGAACTGCCGGATGAACCGGCAGCGGAGAAGCCGCTGTCGATGGCCGATGTCATGGCAGCTCCGGTACAGGCGATCAACCCACCTGCTGCCGACGTGCCGCCGAGCCTGCTGCCGCCGCCTGCCGACGAAGAGCCGGTGGACGAAGAGCTGCTGGAAGTCTTTATCGAAGAAGTCGGCGAAGTACTGGAAACCATCGGTGAGTACCTGCCGCAGTGGCAGGCCGATACCGACAACAAGGACGCGCTGATCGAAGTGCGTCGCGCCTTCCACACGCTCAAGGGCAGCGGGCGTATGGTTCGCGCGCTGATCATCGGTGAGCTGGGCTGGTCCATCGAGAACCTGCTCAACCGCGTGCTGGACCGCAGCATCGAGCCGAACGCGCCTGTGCAGCAGGTGGTACTCGATGTCGTGGCCCTGATGCCGGCGCTGGTCGACGAGTTTGCCGCCAAGGCGCAGCGTCAGCGCGACGATGTCGATCTGCTGGCGGCCACCGCTCATGCTTTGGCCAAGGGGCTGACGCCCCCAAAATCTAACGCCCCGGCCACCCAGCAGGTAGCCGAGCCCGTGGGCGTTGACGACGCTACCGAGGTCGTCGAGCTGGACGAGTCGGCCAACGACCAATCGCTCGATGGTGAGCCCCTCGACCCGCAGTTGCTGGAAATTTTCCGCAACGAGGCGGAAACCCATCTGGATACCCTGGTTGGCTTTCTTGCCGACTGCGCGCAGGAACTGCCGCAGCCAGTCACCGATGACCTGCAGCGTGCGCTGCACACCCTCAAGGGCAGTGCCTATATGGCCGGCATCCTGCCGGTGGCAGAAATCGCGGCGCCGCTGGAGAAGCTGGTCAAGGAGTTCAAGACCAACCTGATCCAGGTGGATCTGGCGGCTGCCGAGCTGTTGAGCAGCGCCGAGGGCGTGTTCCGTATCGGTCTCGACAATCTCGAGACCCAGCCTCTGGCACCCATTCCTGGCGCAGAGGCACTTCTTGCTCGCGTCCAGGCGCTGCATCAGGAGCGTCTCGCCAGCGCCGAAGACGAGCGTATGGCGCAGAGCGGCGAAAGTCGCGACCCGCAGATGATCAGCATCTTCCTCGCCGAAGGCATGGATATCTTGCTGGACGCCGAGGACCTGCTACGCAAATGGCGCGAGCATCCGTCCGAGCGCCAGGAGCTGTCTGCGCTGCTGGAGGAACTGACGACCCTCGGCCGTGGCGCCGAAATGGCCGAGCTGCCGCAGATCGACGAGCTCTGCGAAGCCCTGCTGGATCTCTATGGCGCTGTCGAGGAAGGCAGCCTGGCGGTCAGCGAGCGCTTCTTCGACGAGGCGGAGAAGGCCCACGAAGCGCTGATCGGGATGATGGATCAGGTCGCTGCGGCCTTGCAGGTCACCCCGCAACCCGAGCGGGTGCAGGCGCTACGTGATCTGCTGAGCGAAGCCATCGATCCGCATACCTTGGCCTTGCTCACGCCTGGCGTCGGAGGGCTGGAGGTCATCGAGTTGGACCAGGCCACCGCCGAGCTGGAACAGGAAGCCGAGGCTGAGCCGGTGCTGTGGCAAGAGGCACCCGCCGAACCGGAAGTCGCCGAAGACATTGATCTGGAGTCGCAGTCTGAGGCCGAGCTGGGCTTCAGCCTTGTCGACGCCGATCTCGATGAGGAAATGGTCGAGATCTTCCTCGAAGAGGCTGTGGATATTCTCGACAGTGCTGGTCAGGCGCTGGAGCGCTGGCTCAGTGAGCCGGACAACACCATGCCGCTGTCCTCACTGCAGCGCGACCTGCACACCCTCAAGGGCGGTGCGCGCATGGCCGCGATTCGCCCGATCGGTGATCTTGGCCACGAACTTGAGTCGCTCTACGAGGGCTTGGTCGACCGCCGTTACAACCATTCGCCGGCGCTGGGCAATCTGCTGCAGCAAAGCCATGATCGCCTGGCGCAGATGCTCGATCAGTTGCAGGCTCGACTGCCGTTGGTCTCTGGTGACGACCTGATTCAGGCAATTCGTCAGTTCCGCCAGGGCGGTACGCCGCAGAGCCTGTCGGCGGCCGTCGCCCAGGTTGAGCCGGAGCTGGACGACGAACTCGTCGAGTCGATCGAGGTGGTGGAGCCGGATAGCTTCAAGCTGCCGCCCCTGGCGCTGGTCGAAGACGAAATCGTGCTCGACGAAGCGCCACAGGCAGAGCCAGAGGCAGTGTTGCCGCTGATCGACGAAGTCGAGCTGGTATTACCCGAAGACGAAATGCCTGTTGTCGAGCCCGAGCCGCAAGGGACGACGCTGGCCAACTGGCATGAAGAGCGTGATCCCGAACTGGTGGAAATCTTCCTCGAGGAAGGTTTCGACATCATCGACAGTGCTGGCGCCGCTCTGCAGCGGTGGATGGGCGATGTTGACAACAGCCTGGAGCTGGAAGCCCTGCAGCGTGACCTGCACACCCTCAAGGGTGGTGCGCGCATGGCTGAAATTCGTGAAATCGGCGATTTGGCTCACGAGCTGGAATTCCTGTACGAAGGTCTCGGCGGTGGTCGCCTGCGGGCTAGTCAGGAGCTGTTCACGCTGTTGCAGGCCTGTCATGACTGCCTGGCCGAGATGCTCGAAGCCGTGCGAGATAAGCGGGCAGTGCCGCAGGGCCATGCCCTGATCGAGACGATCAAACGCTTTCGTGCCAACCCTGACGAGCAACTGAGCATGCCGTCGGCGGTACAGCTCAGGGCGGTGGTCGAGAGCGACGAAGCCGAAGAGGCTGACAGCGACATCCTCGATATCTTCCTCGAAGAAGGCTATGACCTGCTCGAGGCGATGGAGGTGTCGATCGGGCGCTGGGAAGAACAGCGCGATGATGTCAGCGCCATCGACGAAATGCTGCGCACGCTGCACACCCTCAAGGGTGGTGCGCGTCTGGCTGGGCAGAAACGCCTTGGCGATCTGAGCCAGGACCTGGAACAACATCTCAGCGAGGCTCTGCTGCAGGGCGCCCCCTGGCCGGAGAGCCTGTTACTCGACGTGCAGTCCGGTTTCGAAGGGCTGCAGAATGAGCTCGACGTGCTGCGCCAGCGTCTTAGCGCCAGTCTCGGTGAAGAGCCGGTGGCGGCCGATGCCGGGGTCGAGCCAGCGGCAGCGCCTGTGAGCAATCTGCTCAACCCGATCGTTGCTGCCAGTGACGT
The genomic region above belongs to Pseudomonas sediminis and contains:
- a CDS encoding CheR family methyltransferase; this encodes MQSAGVWALRPVADMSQADFHDWQTLLEARTGVVISEQRRAFLQTNLSARMRELGVTDYASYYRQVTDGPRGAVEWSTLLDRLTVQETRFFRHPPSFEVLSQYLQERLAAGLGKPWEFWSVGCSSGEEPYSLAIQAAEALQGSELPEHFAVTGTDISQGALSKAREACYSVRRLEQVSDELRERYFLAQADGRFKIVPSLAARVCCAKLNVLELAKAPMSGMDVIFCQNLLIYFRRWRRRDILNRLAESLAPGGLLVVGVGEVAGWQHPQLVPVADERVLAFTRKG
- a CDS encoding methyl-accepting chemotaxis protein → MKKFNAGNLLVGARSSTLIATLFVVLIVSIVLLFANFAYINTQSNYDTEYISHSGELRVLSQRIAKNATEAAAGKAEAFGLLRDARNDFQLRWGYLTDGDASSGLPSAPASVQAQMAAVQQDWDSLRQNTDAILASEQTVLSLHQVAATLAETIPQLQVEYEEVVDILLESGAPAAQVSVAQRQSLLAERILGSVNKVLAGDEDSVQAADMFGRDASLFGRVLAAMLEGNAAMEISQVTDEEALERLAEISELFEFVSGSVDEILETSPELFQVRESANSIFTVSQTLLDKASELAVGFENLASGRAINTLFGYVLGGLALGAIILIGLVMVRETNRRLAETAEKNERNQTAILRLLDEIADLADGDLTVAATVTEDFTGAIADSINYSIDQLRDLVATINLTAVQVAGAAQETQATAMHLAEASEHQAQEIAGASAAINEMAVSIDQVSANASESSAVAERSVAIANKGNEVVHNTITGMDNIREQIQDTSKRIKRLGESSQEIGDIVSLINDIADQTNILALNAAIQASMAGDAGRGFAVVADEVQRLAERSSAATKQIEALVKTIQTDTNEAVISMEQTTSEVVRGARLAQDAGVALEEIEKVSKTLAALIQNISNAARQQASSAGHISNTMNVIQEITSQTSSGTTATAKSIGNLAKMASEMRKSVSGFTLPDA